From Cygnus atratus isolate AKBS03 ecotype Queensland, Australia chromosome 1, CAtr_DNAZoo_HiC_assembly, whole genome shotgun sequence, the proteins below share one genomic window:
- the C1H11orf54 gene encoding ester hydrolase C11orf54 homolog, whose product MAKVERFAFHVPSLEELAGVLQKGLKENFADAQVSVIDCPDLTQEPFNFPVKGICGKPRIADVGGVPYLIPVVQKEKVYDLNTVAKDIELPGAFILGAGAASSRILGVNAELIPIVQAQSDKKPAVNGSYIAQINPADKGCLLEKYSSKYTDCEFGLLANLYASEGQPGKVIEVKANGRTGELNFVSCLRQILEKHYGEKPVGMGGTFVIQKGKAKIHIMPPEFSACPLNTDEDVNNWLKFFEMKAPLVCQPVIVSRDPGFDLRTEHTHCFSTHGEGGHYHNDTTPDSVQYCGYFLPAELLFRIDRPKETHMVGRD is encoded by the exons ATGGCCAAAGTTGAAAGGTTTGCTTTTCATGTTCCAAGCCTGGAGGAGCTTGCTGGAG ttctgcagaaagggcttaaagaaaactttgctgATGCTCAAGTCTCTGTTATAGACTGTCCCGATCTGACTCAGGAACCTTTCAACTTTCCTGTTAAAG GAATCTGTGGAAAGCCTAGAATAGCAGATGTGGGAGGTGTTCCTTACCTCATACCCGttgtacagaaagaaaaa GTTTATGATCTCAATACAGTTGCAAAAGACATAGAGCTACCTGGAGCCTTCATTcttggagctggagctgcttcaTCTAGGATTCTTGGTGTAAATGCTGAG CTTATCCCTATTGTTCAAGCTCAGAGTGATAAGAAGCCTGCTGTAAATGGGAGCTACATCGCTCAGATAAATCCTGCAGATAAAGGGTGCCTGCTCGAGAAGTACAGCAGTAAATACACTGACTGCGAGTTTGGGCTGTTGGCCAATCTTTATGCCAGTGAGGGCCAACCTGGTAAG GTCATTGAAGTGAAAGCCAATGGAAGAACTGGGGAACTTAATTTCGTCTCTTGTCTGAGACAAATTTTAGAGAAGCACTATGGAGAAAAACCAGTTGGGATGGGTGGTACATTTGTCATTCAGAAGGGGAAAGCAAAGATTCACATTATG CCTCCAGAATTTTCTGCCTGTCCTCTGAACACTGATGAGGATGTGAATAACTGGCTCAAATTCTTTGAAATGAAGGCTCCGCTGGTTTGTCAGCCAGTAATCGTTTCCAGGGATCCA GGTTTCGACCTGCGCACAGAGCACACGCACTGCTTCAGCACCCATGGGGAAGGAGGGCACTACCACAACGACACCACACCGGACAGCGTGCAGTACTGCGGGTATTTCTTGCCTGCGGAGCTTCTCTTCCGTATCGACAGGCCCAAGGAGACGCACATGGTTGGCAGAGACTAA